A segment of the Actinomyces sp. oral taxon 171 str. F0337 genome:
ACCATTACCTTCGATGCCGTCACCAAGTCGTACCCGGCTGGGAGGGGTGCCGGATCCGGTTCTCCAGCCGTCGACTCCTTCACGGCCCGTATCGAGGCCGGCACCACCACCGTCCTGCTGGGATCGTCCGGCTGCGGCAAGACGACCCTGCTACGCATGGTCAACCGCATGGTGGAACCCTCCAGTGGACGGGTCCTCATCGATGACGATGACGTCGCCACCCGCGACGCCGTCGCCCTGCGCCGCTCCATCGGCTACGTCATGCAGAACGCGGGGCTGCTGCCGCACCGACGCGTCATTGACAACATCACCCTCGTGCCCCGCCTCCAGGGCGCCGACCGCCGCGACGCCCGGCGCCGGGCCCTCAAGCTCATGGACATGCTCGACCTCGACCGCGACCTGGCTGGACGCTATCCCCACCAGCTCTCCGGCGGCCAGGCCCAGCGCGTCGGAGTGGCCCGGGCCCTGGCAGCCGACCCCGAGGTGCTCCTCATGGACGAGCCCTTCGGCGCCGTCGATCCTCTTGTGCGTCGTGACCTCCAGCGCGAGATGGTCCGTATCCAGGCCGAGCTGGGTAAGACGATCATCTTCGTCACCCACGACGTCGACGAGGCCCTTGCCCTGGGCGACGAGATCATCCTCCTGCGCGAAGGCGCCCAGGTCGCCCAGCGCGGCAGCGGCCCCCAGCTGCTGGCCGACCCGGCTGATGACTTCGTCGCCCGCTTCCTCGGCCTCGACGACGCCGCACGCCAGCTGAGGCTCAAGGACGTCGCCGAGTCCCGGATCATCCTGGACCGGGCCGGCCGCGCCGTCGGGCGCCTGGCCGACGAGTCCTCTGCGGAGGCGGAGGAGCGGGTATGAGCTGGGTCCTGGCCAACCTGCCCACCATTGCCGGGCACCTGCTGGCCCACCTGCTCCAGGCGGTTCCCGCGATCATCGCCTCCTTCGTCCTGGCGATCCCCATCGCCCGGCTGGCCCGCGTGGCCCGTCCGTTGCGCGCTGTTCTCGTGACCGGCTCCTCGCTGCTCTACGCCATCCCGTCCCTGGCCCTGTTCGTCATCCTCCCCATCATCCTGGCCACCGGCATCCGCGACCCGTTCAACGTCATCGTGGCCCTGACCCTTTACGGGCTGGCGCTCCTGGTGCCGGCCACCGCTGATGCGCTCGACGCCGTTGACGCCCGGGTCCTGGATGCCGCCACCGCCATGGGCATGGGACGCCTGCGCTGCTTCCTCACCGTCGAGCTGCCGCTGGCCGGTCCCGCCATCCTCACGGGCCTGCGCGTGGTGACGGTCTCAACGATCTCACTGACCACCGTCGGAGCGGTTCTCGGTGTGCGCAGCCTCGGCTGGCTGTTCACCGACGGCTTCCAGCGCGGCGTCACCGCAGAGATCCTTACCGGTCTAGTGTCCACCGCGGCCCTGGCTCTCATCCTGGACGGGCTCGTCCTTGCGCTGGGGCGGCTGTGCCTGCCCTGGACATGGAAGCGCGTCGGAACCTCCGGAGCGGCCGTAGCCGGTGTCGGCGCCGCGACCTCGGGGAGTCAGGAGGGCAAGGCGTGAGGTTCGTCCTGGCCGCCCTGGCCTACATCGCCGATCCCGCTCACTGGGGCGGGGCCATGGGGATCGGCCCGCTGCTTGTCCAGCATGTCCTCTACTCCCTGGCCGGTGTCCTCATCGCCGCCCTCATCGGGGTCCCCGCCGGCTGGTGGGTGGGGCACACCGGACGTGGACGCACCTGGGTTCAGTCGCTCAGCGGCGCGGCCCGCTCCCTGCCCACCCTCGGCCTCATCACGCTGTTCGGCCTCGTGCTCGGGGTCGGCCTGAGCGCCCCCATGATCGCCTTCGTCATCCTGGCCCTGCCCAGTGTCCTGGCCGGAGCCATGAGCGGGGTGCGGGCGGCCTCGACCATGGCCGTCGACGGCGCCCGGGCCAGCGGCATGAGTGAGCTTCAGGTGCTCAGTCGGGTCGAGATCCCCCTGGGGGCGCCGCTGCTCGTCGGCGGGCTGCGCTCGGCCAGCCTCCAGGTCATCTCCACCGCCACGCTGGCTGCATACACCGGCGCCGGCGGGCTCGGCCGACTCATGTTCCTGGGCCTCAAGACTCAGGACTACGTCATGATGCTCGCCTCAGCGCTCCTGGTCATCTCCCTCGCCCTGGCCTCCGAGGCCATCTTCGCCCTCATCCAATGGGGTGTCACGCCCCCGGGTGCCCGGCAGCACCGGAAGGAATCAGCATGACCGCACCGTCCAACTCGCGCCCCGGCAAGCAGCTGACCCGACGCGGCCTGCTGGCCGGCGTCGGTGCGACCACCGGCCTGCTCGCCCTGAGCGCCTGCTCCGATACCGATCCCTTCGCCGTCGACCGCGCCTCGGGGGGCTACTCCGGCGGCCCGATCATCATCGGCAGCCAGCAGTACTACTCCAACGAGATCATCGCCGAGCTCTACGCCCAGATGATGGAGAAGGTCGGCCTGAGCGTCACCCGCGAGTACCAGATCGGCCAGCGGGAGGTCTACCTGCCCGAGCTCGAGGCCGGCAAGATCCATGTCATCCCCGAGTACGGCGGCAACCTGCTGGAGTACTACAGCAAGACCTCCGCCTCAGGCAGCCCCACCACCGCGACCCCCGCCCGCACCGCCGGCGATACCGCCTCCATCCAGGACACCCTGCTGAGGACTCTGCCGCACTCGCTGACCGTCCTGAACCCGGCCGAGGCGACGGATCAGGACTCCCTGACCGTCACCAAGGCCACCGCCCAGGCCCACTCCCTGACCTCCATCGGCGACCTGGCCTCGCTCGGGCGGCCCATCACGATCGCCGCGAACTCGGAGTTCACCACCCGCCCATACGGCCCCAAGGGCCTCAAGGCCGTCTACGGCGTCGACGCCTCCGTCACGCCGGTGGAGGACTCCGGCGGGCCTCTGACCGTCAAGGCCCTCACCGACGGCACCGTCGACGTCGCCGACATCTACTCCTCCGATCCCGCCATCAGGGCCAAGGACCTCGTCATCCTGTCCGACCCCCAGATGCTCATCCTCCCGCAGAACGTCACCCCGCTGGTCTCCGCCTCAATGCCGGCCATCGCGGCCACCGCCATCAACCGGGTCTCGGCCCTGCTGACCCCCGACGAGCTGCGCTCCCTCAACCATCGCTCAACCGGCGAGAAGCTCAGCTCCAAGGTCATCGCCACTGACTGGCTCACCTCCAAGAAGCTGCTCTGAGCGCGAGAGGCCCACGGTGCTCGGCGTGTCAGTGATGGTAGAGATCGTGCGCGACGACAGTTAGTGATCTCTTACATACAGTCACTCTCTATTGGAAAGTGGATGCATGTGAGAGAGTTCAGTTGTTCGTTCAACAACTAACGCTCAAGGAGCTCTCATGTCCGTCCCCTCCATCTCCATCATCGGCGCCGGCAACATCGGATCGGCGGTCGCAGGTCTGGCGGTCAAGGCCGGTGCCAGTACTCAGGTCCTGGTGCGCGACGCCTCCAAGGCCACCGACCTGTCGGGCGTCGAGGTCGCCGAGATCGGCTCGCCCCTGACCGGTGACATCGTTGTCCTCGCCCTGCCCTACACCGCCATCGCCGAGGTCATCGCCACCTACGGCGCACAGGCCTTCGCCGGCAAGGTCGTCGTCGACCCGACCAACCCCCTGGACTTCACCACTCTCGACTCTCTCGTCCCGGCCGGTAGCTCCGCGACCGCCGAGCTCGCAGCGAAGCTCCCGGACGCCCAGGTGGTCAAGGCCTTCAACACCGTCTTCGCCTCCGGCCTGGCGAGCGGCACCATCGGCGCTCGCCCGGCCACTGTTCTGGCCGCCTCCGACTCCGTGGAGGCCAAGACGAGCCTGCGCTCCTTCGTCGAGGCCGCCGGACTGACGTGGGCCGACGCCGGCGAGCTCAAGCGGGCGGAGCGTCTGGAGGCGCTCGGGGCGCTGAACATCGCCCTGGGCGTCACGGAGCAGGTCGCTTGGACCGGCGGCCTCGCCGTCGTGCCTGAGTGAGTAGGGCTCCCGGTTCGCAGGTAATCTGTCGCCCATGCCCGTCGTCGGCCGCTCACGCGCGTGGGCGGCCGACGACGGATCAGCGACCAAGCACACGAGGAGACAATGTGGCCGACACTGAGCAGCTGACCAGCATGCAGCAGGCGGGGGAGATGGCGCCCAACCCCTATAGCCGCAGCTGCCCCTCACGCGGTCTGCTCAAGTCGCTCGGCGACCTGTGGACCGTGCTCGTCGTCGGGGCGCTTCACGAAGCGGGCCAGCCGCAACGATTCAAGGAGATATCGACCCGCGTCGACGGTATCTCCACCAAGATGCTCACCCAGACCCTCAGGGGCCTTGAGCGCGATGGACTCATCGAGCGCCATCAGTACCCTGAGATCCCGCCGCGAGTAACCTACGAGCTCACCGACCCAGGCAGGGGGCTGGCGGAGGCGCTCGCTCAGGTTGAGGCCTGGGCCACCGACCACCTCGGTGCGGTCACTGAGGCGCGGGCTCGTTATGATGCCACCCACTGAAGACCCGTTGCGCCCACTGAGCCGCGTCTAGAGGTGCCGCCAGGTCTCCACACGCCAGCGCGCGTCCCCGGACACGGGGCGCCACTGCCCCTGCGGGTCGGAGAGGGACGGATCGATGGCCCACTCCTGAGTGCTGACTCCCGGTGCGCGCACCAGAGCCGAGTTGGGCAGGCCGCGCTCGCGGGCCCGCTCGGTGGCATCCAGGTCCAGGACGCTGACGACGAGCACATCGGGCAGGCCGTCGGCCAGAGCCTGCTCGTAGACGCTCCCGCCACCGATGACCCACAGGCGGGGCAGCCCGGCAGCATCCCCCTCACGAGGATCGTGCCCCAGCTCGGAGGCCAGGCCCTGGGCAGCCAGCGAGAGCCCCTCGCGCAGCGAGCCGGCGCGGACCGCGCCCTCGGTCCGCCAGGACCGGTCATGGGTGAGGACCACGTTGCGCCGTCCGGGCAGGGGGCCTCCCAGTGACTCCCAGGTGGTGCGTCCCATGACCAGCCCGCAGCCCATGGTTGTGGTCTTGAAGTGGGCGAAGTCCGCTGGCACGCGCCACAGCATGCCGCCGTCGGCCCCCAGGATGCCGGTGACATCCTGGGCCCAGATCATCCCCAGGCCGCTCATACCGCGACCGGGGCCTTGATCGTGGGGTGGTGCTCGTAGCCCTGGGAGGCGTCGATGTCGTCCATGTCGTAGGCGTCGATGGACTCGGCCCGCTCCAGGCGCAGCGTCGGGAAGGGATGGGCGCTCGGCACTCGGGAGAGCTGGGTGCGGACTTGCTCGACGTGGTTGTCGTAGATGTGGCAGTCCCCGCCGGTCCAGATGAGCTCACCGGGCTCCAGGTCCGCCTGCTGAGCGAGCATGTGAGTGAGCAGTGCGTAGGAGGCGATGTTGAAGGGCACCCCCAGGAACAGGTCGGCACTGCGCTGGTAGATCTGCAGGCTCAAGCGGCCTTCGGCCGCATAGCACTGGAAGAAGGCGTGACAGGGGGCCAGTGCCATGGACCCCAGCTCGGAGACGTTCCAGGCCGAGACCAGCATGCGCCGTGAGTCCGGGTCGGTGCGCAGTGTATCGATGAGCCCGGAGATCTGGTCGATCACACCCCCGTCCCGGGTGGGCCAGGAGCGCCACTGCGAGCCGTAGACCGGTCCCAGCTCGCCGGAGTCATCGGCCCACTCGTCCCAGATCGTGATACCCCGCTCCTGGAGCCATCCCACGTTCGTGTCTCCGCGCAGGAACCACAGCAGCTCCCCCTTGACGGCCTTCATGGCCACGAACTTCGTGGTGATACGCGGAAAACCACGCCCCAGGTCGTAGCGCAGCTGGCGGGCGAAGAGCGAACGCGTCCCGGTGCCGGTGCGGTCGGACTTCGAGGTCCCATTGGTCAGAACGTCCGCCAGGAGGTTCTCGTAGGCGACGTCGACGTCCGGCGGGGGGACGAGCCCCATCCGCGCCAACGCCGGGTACTGGACGGCCTGCGGCGACGGCTCGCTCGCGCTGCCGACGCCGCTCATGCGTCGATTACCTCGACATGGGAGTTGTCGACGTAGCCACCCAGAGCGAGCTGGGGTCCCAGCGCCGCCTGCGCCCCCTCAATGACCTGGTTGGCCAGCGCCCGGCCTCCGGACCAGCCGATGGCGGCCCCGATCCCGAAGGGGAGGAGGCGCCCCAGCGCCAGTGCCCCACCCTTGGCGGCCGAGCGCTTGGCCACCCGTTTGATGAGGTGGGCATTGATCGACTTCACCGATGGCAGAGGCATCTGCATGAGCAGCTGAGCCGCCCAGAACATCGAGGACAGACCCAGCTGGCCCTGAACCGCCTCGGAGCCCTCCTTGCCCAGGAGGGCAGAGAGAACCAGGGCCCGACGGCGCTCGGTGTCGACGATGTGGACCCCCTGGATCTCCGCGACAGTGAGAACGTAGGTGACGGCCGAGGCGATGAAGGCGGCGCTCTGGCCGACTGTCAGAGCGGCGGCCGCACCGGTACTGATGGCCGGTATCGCTGCGGATGCCCCGACCGCTCCCGATGACAGCCCCGCGTCCCGCCGGAAGCGGGAGGCGGCCATCTCGACGAGCTCGGCGGCGTCGGCCCCGGGGCGGTCTCGGCGCATCCGTGCGACGCGCTCCTCGATGCGGGCGGCCGGGATGGCGAGGGCCTTGTCAAGGGCGCGTTCGAGCGCGGTGGAGCGCCCAGAGCGGGAGGTGTTCACAGTGGTCTCCTTACCTGAGTGACACAGGGGGCCTCGGGGACGGCGGCCGGATCAACGGACGGAGCGCCGGGCGCTCAGTCCTCGTTGGGGTCGACGATCGTCGTCGTGTAGGAAGCGCCGTGCTCGATGGTGTGCCCCACGGTGCAGTGACGGTCGACGGCGCTCGCGACCCGCTGGTTCAGCAGCTCGCGCTGATCGGCATCGAGTGAGGACAGGTCGGTGACGATCTCGACCTGGAATGACTCGTAGCGCTCCTCGGCGTCGTTCTTGACGGTCGAGCAGCCCACGGTGGCCTCGAACCCCTCGCCCAGTGACTTGGCCAGGCGGTGGTCGGCGGACAGGGTGTTGCAGGTGGCCAGTGCGATCTTCATCAGCTCACCGGGGGAGAACTCGCCCGGCCCCATGCCGACGCGCACCTCGGCGCCGGAGGAGTTGCGGCCGATGTACTGCCGGGTGCCCGTGCGCTCGGCCCACACGGCGTTAGGGGCGGAGGCGGCTGTGCTAGATGTGCTCATGGCCTGATCGTGCCATGAAACGGAACGCGACTCGGTGTCCGAGCCGGTGTGCAGGCCCGTGCTGCGCCACTGGCGGACAGAGACGCAGCACGGGAATAACAAGACCTGGCGACGTAGCGCACAGTGAGTGATCAGGGTGAGTGAACGAAGCGCGACTAAGGCACGGATCAGTGCTCGGCGAGCCAGGCAGTGGCGCGGCGCTCCTCGTCCGCCACGACTCGCCCCACCATGCTCATGGCCTTCTCCTCGATGGTCTTGCCCACCAGCGGCACTGAGACCTTGAGATCAACGTCGACGGTGACGGTGGTGGCCTCACCGGCGGCGTCGACGGCCGGAGCCATGGTGGAGGTGGCGCTGACCTTGACCGGGGTGTTCTTGAGCGTCACGTCGTAGCCGCCGGAGCGTGAGCCGTCGTCCTTCGGCTCGCCCCAGGACTCGGCCACGGTGAAGGACACCGCCGAGCGCACGATCCGCGAGGCGACCGAGGGAAGCTGGGAGGGCTGGATGCTCCCGGCGATGGTGGTGACGAACCCCTGACCGCGCTGGGCGACGTCGACCGAGGCGTTGTCGAGTCCGGCTCTCGAAACCCGCTCCTCCTGGTAAGCGGGGTCGGCGAGCATCTGCGCGGTGCGTGCCGGACTTGCGGGATAGGTGATGGTGATGGTCTTCCTCATGGTGCGATCCTGTCATGTTTCACCGGGCCGCGGCATGTTTCGATCACGGAGGGGCCGGGAGACGTGACGCGGCTCGAACAGTTGAGAACGGGATCGTCAAGGTCCTGAGCATGTGTTCTGCTTGGCAATTAGCCGGCTCGACGAGCCGGGTTCGCTCACTGCCGATAACCTTGAGAGGTGCCTAATCTTCTGCCCAGCGCCCTGAGAGACGCAGTCGACCTCGCCGAGGCCGACCTTGACTGGATCCACCAGCTGGTGGCCGACTGGCAGCTGATTGCGGACCTATCCACCTCTGACCTGGTCCTGTGGGTGCGTACCCGCGCGGGGCGTTTCATTGCCGCAGGCCATACCCGCCCCTCCGGTGGGACCACCGTCCATCTCGAGGACGTCATCGGGCGGCGCATGCCGGCCTCACGTGAGGCCATGGCCATGGAGTCACTGTCCACCGCTCAGATCCAGGACGCCGCCGAGCCCTACTGGACCGGCACCGCCGCGGTTCAGGAGGAGTACATCCCGGTCGTCCACGCCGGTACACCGATCGCCGTCGTCACCCGGGAGACCTCGGTGGGCGTCATCCGGGGCGGGCGCATCGTTGAGCGGGAGATGGAGGAGATCGCCGAGGTCCTGTGCCAGATGACCGCCTCGGGTGACTTCCCCATCCAAGGTGCCGGCACCACGATCCGCCACGGTACACCGCGCGTGGCCGACGGCGTCCTGCGTCTGGACGAGGAGGGGCGGATCGTCTACGTCAGCCCCAACGGGCGTTCCTGCTTCCATCGCCTGGGAATCGATGGCGAGCTGGAGGGGATCCAGCTGGCGGAGGCCGTCACATCGATCATTCCTGCCCGCACCCCCGTCGATGAGACGCTGGCCGTGGTGCTCATGGGACGGCAGGCCTGGCTCACCGAGGTCGAGGTCGAAGGAGTGTTCCTCTCTCTGCGTTCCATCCCCCTGACGCTCGGAGGGCACCGCTCCGGGGCGGCGCTCCTGGTCCGCGACGTCACCGAGGTGCGTCGGCGTGAGCAGGTCCTGCTCAATAAGGACGCCACCATCCGGGAGGTCCATCACCGGGTCAAGAACAACCTGCAGACCGTCTCGGCGCTGCTGCGCATGCAGGCCCGCCGTGCCTCGAACGAGGAGACCCGTCAAGCTCTGTCCGAGGCCGAGCGCCGGGTGACCACCATCGCCACCGTCCACGATGCCCTGAGTCACAATGTCAACGAGCACGTGGACTTCGATGAGGTCTTCTCCTCCATCCTGCGCATGGCTGCGGTCGTGGCCACGCCCACAGGTGAGGTCAGCACCAAGCTGGAAGGATCCTTCGGCGTGGTCGATGCTGACACGGCTCAGGCGCTGGCCACGGTGCTGGCCGAGCTCGTGACCAATGCCGTCGGGCACGGCCTCGATGGACGTGACGGCCGCGTGACAGTCACGGCCCACCGTGACGAGGACAGGCTCGAGGTCCACGTGATGGACAACGGTGCCGGCCTTGCGCCGGACACCCTCATGACCGGTCTGGGAACGCGGATCGTCACCACGCTCGTGCGTGGAGAATTGCGGGGGGTCATTGACTGGGAGCCTCTGAGCGGAGGGGGGACCGACGTCGTCATTCACGCCCGCCTTAACCAGAGGGCTACGAGGGCTGACGCCTGACCTGTCGAATCCCAGCTGTTGAAAACGCCTGGATCAATAAAACGGTGTTCGCACGATTAACCGTGCGAACACCGCGGCGCAAAGAAACTCGATCAGTTTTCAGGACGACCGGCGGGCGCGAGCTGCCCGGCGCTTGAGGGAACGACGCTCGTCCTCGCTCATGCCGCCCCAGACGCCGGCGTCCTGACCATTCTCCAGAGCCCACTTCAGGCAGGTGTCCACCACCTCGCAGCGGCCGCACACCTCTTTCGCCTTGGCGATCTGGGCAATAGCGGGACCGGTGTTCCCCACAGGGAAGAAGAGCTCCGGGTCAACGGTGAGACATGCGGCTTGGCTGCGCCAGTCCATAAAGGCCCCCTACAAGGTCATCGGTCATACGGCTAGCGCCGGCCCGGCTTGTCAGGGGACGGCGGCCGCGTCTGAGAACAACTTTCACATGACGGTGGGCAGCGGGCAAGACCTCGATCATGAGACCTGCGCCTATACCCTGTCGTGATCCTCACAGGACGTGGAGCTGTTGAGATAACACCACTTTCCGTCATTGAGAATGCCTGTTAAACAGAATGTTCAATAGGGCGATCATCGTCGGGCCGGGGCAGCACGATCTGAATGGGTAGGCACGTTCCCCGATAGACGAGTGCTCCACGACCGGGCAGCGTCATCGCCCTCGGATCGGTGACCGCCCGCAGGGAGACGCCGGCGGCTTGATCGGCATGGCGCAGACCGGGCCACAGCACGACGAGCGCTTCGCGCTCACGCATGGTGGAGATCGCGCCGCGGAAGGTCGTGGCCACCTTCTCCGTCGAGGCGGAGGCCAACACCACATCGGAGCGCGCCAGCGCGGCCTCCACCTGAGTGACGGTGGCTACGTCCGCCAGGTCCAGGTCGTCCACAATGAGGGCATCCGAAGGAATCGCCTGAGCCAGCGCCCGCAGCGCCGTGGAGCGTCCCGAGCCGGGCGGCCCGGTCACCAGGACACTGGTGCGAGCCGGAAGCGTGACCGGAGCAGCCGCGTCCCCTCCCACAGCCCAGGTACCGTCCGGAACGTCCTCCCAGGTGGGCCGTGTCGGCAGCGGCACGAGCCGCAGCACGCAGCCGCCGTCGTGGTCGGAGCCGGATACTGGGGACCCCTCACGGAGCACGATCTGACAGGCGGTCGTCGCAGCCCCGTCCAGGATGACGCCGCGCCCCGGGACGCCACCGGTGACCACTCCACGTGGAAGACCGGCGAGAGCGGCCTGCGTGCCGGTGGCCGCACCGAGAACCAGTCTGAGCCCCATGGATCCTGCCCACCGGGCGGTGGACGCGGCCAGCGGGGCGGTCATCAGCAGGGGAGCGCCCGCTGCGGATGTGGTTCGGATGACGGCCTCCAGCAGGGCGTTTCCCTGACCGGGGCCCAGCACCTCATCGATGGTCGGGATGAGTGCGTCGACGTTATCGAGGCACAGCAGGTCTCCGCCCAGCCGCCCACTGGCCGCAAGCCCCCACAACCGGGCCAGGCGCCGCGGGTCCTCCGTACCGACAACCGTGCCCACCCCGGGGTGGGTGAGGAGTTCGTGCACGGGTGAGGTCGCGTCGGCGGCCTCGCCGGAGCCGTCGGACGCCGGGGGAGTGAGTCCGCACAGGTGCACCCCTCTGCCCGAGCTCAGTGCCGCTGTCGCGGCCGAGGCCACGAGGGTGGAGCGCCCCGACCTCGGGGCCCCGAGCACCAGCAGCGGGCGAGTGACCCGCCAGTGCCACACCCCCAGACTCTGCTGGCGAGGAAGGTCGGTCACGGCGAGAAGAAGACGGCCGTCGTCGTGCGTGGACAGTGGGGCGCGGTCGGTGAGGCCCGCGGGGGCGAGTGCCCCATCCGCCCCCTGCTCCTCAGTCCCGCCAGGTGCCCGGGGGCCTCGAAGCCGTCCCAGCTCGAGCGCCTGGGCCGTGTTGATCGAGGTGGGCAGAGCCGGCGCCCACGGGCGCCACGGGGAGGCGTGTCCCTCGGCTGCGCGTGAGACGAGGTCAACGATCTCTTGGACCTCAC
Coding sequences within it:
- a CDS encoding ABC transporter ATP-binding protein, producing the protein MSSTITFDAVTKSYPAGRGAGSGSPAVDSFTARIEAGTTTVLLGSSGCGKTTLLRMVNRMVEPSSGRVLIDDDDVATRDAVALRRSIGYVMQNAGLLPHRRVIDNITLVPRLQGADRRDARRRALKLMDMLDLDRDLAGRYPHQLSGGQAQRVGVARALAADPEVLLMDEPFGAVDPLVRRDLQREMVRIQAELGKTIIFVTHDVDEALALGDEIILLREGAQVAQRGSGPQLLADPADDFVARFLGLDDAARQLRLKDVAESRIILDRAGRAVGRLADESSAEAEERV
- a CDS encoding ABC transporter permease, which produces MSWVLANLPTIAGHLLAHLLQAVPAIIASFVLAIPIARLARVARPLRAVLVTGSSLLYAIPSLALFVILPIILATGIRDPFNVIVALTLYGLALLVPATADALDAVDARVLDAATAMGMGRLRCFLTVELPLAGPAILTGLRVVTVSTISLTTVGAVLGVRSLGWLFTDGFQRGVTAEILTGLVSTAALALILDGLVLALGRLCLPWTWKRVGTSGAAVAGVGAATSGSQEGKA
- a CDS encoding ABC transporter permease produces the protein MRFVLAALAYIADPAHWGGAMGIGPLLVQHVLYSLAGVLIAALIGVPAGWWVGHTGRGRTWVQSLSGAARSLPTLGLITLFGLVLGVGLSAPMIAFVILALPSVLAGAMSGVRAASTMAVDGARASGMSELQVLSRVEIPLGAPLLVGGLRSASLQVISTATLAAYTGAGGLGRLMFLGLKTQDYVMMLASALLVISLALASEAIFALIQWGVTPPGARQHRKESA
- a CDS encoding ABC transporter substrate-binding protein, which produces MTAPSNSRPGKQLTRRGLLAGVGATTGLLALSACSDTDPFAVDRASGGYSGGPIIIGSQQYYSNEIIAELYAQMMEKVGLSVTREYQIGQREVYLPELEAGKIHVIPEYGGNLLEYYSKTSASGSPTTATPARTAGDTASIQDTLLRTLPHSLTVLNPAEATDQDSLTVTKATAQAHSLTSIGDLASLGRPITIAANSEFTTRPYGPKGLKAVYGVDASVTPVEDSGGPLTVKALTDGTVDVADIYSSDPAIRAKDLVILSDPQMLILPQNVTPLVSASMPAIAATAINRVSALLTPDELRSLNHRSTGEKLSSKVIATDWLTSKKLL
- a CDS encoding NADPH-dependent F420 reductase, translated to MSVPSISIIGAGNIGSAVAGLAVKAGASTQVLVRDASKATDLSGVEVAEIGSPLTGDIVVLALPYTAIAEVIATYGAQAFAGKVVVDPTNPLDFTTLDSLVPAGSSATAELAAKLPDAQVVKAFNTVFASGLASGTIGARPATVLAASDSVEAKTSLRSFVEAAGLTWADAGELKRAERLEALGALNIALGVTEQVAWTGGLAVVPE
- a CDS encoding winged helix-turn-helix transcriptional regulator, producing MADTEQLTSMQQAGEMAPNPYSRSCPSRGLLKSLGDLWTVLVVGALHEAGQPQRFKEISTRVDGISTKMLTQTLRGLERDGLIERHQYPEIPPRVTYELTDPGRGLAEALAQVEAWATDHLGAVTEARARYDATH
- a CDS encoding dihydrofolate reductase — protein: MSGLGMIWAQDVTGILGADGGMLWRVPADFAHFKTTTMGCGLVMGRTTWESLGGPLPGRRNVVLTHDRSWRTEGAVRAGSLREGLSLAAQGLASELGHDPREGDAAGLPRLWVIGGGSVYEQALADGLPDVLVVSVLDLDATERARERGLPNSALVRAPGVSTQEWAIDPSLSDPQGQWRPVSGDARWRVETWRHL
- a CDS encoding thymidylate synthase, whose protein sequence is MSGVGSASEPSPQAVQYPALARMGLVPPPDVDVAYENLLADVLTNGTSKSDRTGTGTRSLFARQLRYDLGRGFPRITTKFVAMKAVKGELLWFLRGDTNVGWLQERGITIWDEWADDSGELGPVYGSQWRSWPTRDGGVIDQISGLIDTLRTDPDSRRMLVSAWNVSELGSMALAPCHAFFQCYAAEGRLSLQIYQRSADLFLGVPFNIASYALLTHMLAQQADLEPGELIWTGGDCHIYDNHVEQVRTQLSRVPSAHPFPTLRLERAESIDAYDMDDIDASQGYEHHPTIKAPVAV
- a CDS encoding OsmC family protein, encoding MSTSSTAASAPNAVWAERTGTRQYIGRNSSGAEVRVGMGPGEFSPGELMKIALATCNTLSADHRLAKSLGEGFEATVGCSTVKNDAEERYESFQVEIVTDLSSLDADQRELLNQRVASAVDRHCTVGHTIEHGASYTTTIVDPNED
- a CDS encoding DUF2505 domain-containing protein encodes the protein MRKTITITYPASPARTAQMLADPAYQEERVSRAGLDNASVDVAQRGQGFVTTIAGSIQPSQLPSVASRIVRSAVSFTVAESWGEPKDDGSRSGGYDVTLKNTPVKVSATSTMAPAVDAAGEATTVTVDVDLKVSVPLVGKTIEEKAMSMVGRVVADEERRATAWLAEH
- a CDS encoding sensor histidine kinase, producing MPNLLPSALRDAVDLAEADLDWIHQLVADWQLIADLSTSDLVLWVRTRAGRFIAAGHTRPSGGTTVHLEDVIGRRMPASREAMAMESLSTAQIQDAAEPYWTGTAAVQEEYIPVVHAGTPIAVVTRETSVGVIRGGRIVEREMEEIAEVLCQMTASGDFPIQGAGTTIRHGTPRVADGVLRLDEEGRIVYVSPNGRSCFHRLGIDGELEGIQLAEAVTSIIPARTPVDETLAVVLMGRQAWLTEVEVEGVFLSLRSIPLTLGGHRSGAALLVRDVTEVRRREQVLLNKDATIREVHHRVKNNLQTVSALLRMQARRASNEETRQALSEAERRVTTIATVHDALSHNVNEHVDFDEVFSSILRMAAVVATPTGEVSTKLEGSFGVVDADTAQALATVLAELVTNAVGHGLDGRDGRVTVTAHRDEDRLEVHVMDNGAGLAPDTLMTGLGTRIVTTLVRGELRGVIDWEPLSGGGTDVVIHARLNQRATRADA
- a CDS encoding WhiB family transcriptional regulator, producing the protein MDWRSQAACLTVDPELFFPVGNTGPAIAQIAKAKEVCGRCEVVDTCLKWALENGQDAGVWGGMSEDERRSLKRRAARARRSS